The Thermasporomyces composti region GAGAGGTCCACGAGGGCGTGGTGTGCAACCCCACGCTCGAGTTGCCCACGGGCGACGACCGGAGGCTGGACGAGTCGGAGGAGGGCTGCCTGTCACTGCCCGGCGCCTACGCCCCCTGCCCCCGTCCGGACGTCGCTCGCGTCCGGGGGTTCGACCTCCACGGCAAGCCGATCGAGATCGAGGGCACCGGCATGCTGGCGCGCTGCCTGCAGCATGAGACGGACCACCTCAACGGCACGGTCTTCGCGGACCGCATCGCCAAGCGGGTCCGTCGACAGCTGTTCGCCGACGCCGAAGCGGTGGCGGACAAGTACGGGCCGACCTGGCCCGCGGACTGAGCGTCCCCGGGTCAGTCTCTCCCCGGCTCGGCTGGCCAGCCGGAGGGCGGTGGCAGAGGAACCACCCGGCGATGGAGCTGGGCCACGACGTCACGGGTGACGACCGCTGGACCGGCCAGGTCCTCGTAGGCCGCCAGCAGCGCTGTCTGCAAGCTCGGCCACACCGCGCCCGTCCCCAGCCGGTCGACCACGCCGTTGCGGCGGAGCCGATCGAACACCTCCCGAGGGAGCGCTCCCACGTACAGGCGTATGCCGCGAGCCCGCAGTCGAAAGTAGATCTCCAGCAAGGCGTCGCAGGCGTCGTCGTCGATGTCTTCGCTCTCCTCCAGGTCGAGCACCACGCGAGCGGGGGACGGCTCCGCATTCGCGACGTGGGAGAGCACCGCGTCGACGAGGGCCGTCGTCGTCCGGTGGTCGAGGGCGAACGTCGGTTGCAGGCAGAGCAGGTCCCGCTCGATGAGACCGACACCGGCGGGACGAACCGAGCGACGACGCCGTGACCTGGCGCGCGGGGCGCTTCGGGGCGGTTCGGACTCCGGGAGGGACTCGGCCGGTGGCTTCTCGCGCGGGGTGGGAAGGAGCCGGAGGCTCGGGCGCCACGTCGTCGCCTGTCGAGGTGCGACCCTTCGGGCCAGCGAAAAGACGTCGTCCAGAAGCATCGCGTCCCCCGGCACGTAGGTCCCCCACACGGCTTCTCCACTCAGTGTCGATAGACCCGGCCGCGTCGTCCTCACCTTCTCCGGATGAAGGTCTGACGCCTCGGGATGTAGGTCTGACGCGCCGATCAACCAGTGGGATCCCTGGCGATGGAGGCGTGACGTGGCCACGGCCTGGCCGCTTCAGGACACGCGGGCACAGGGGTGGGGGCCAGCCGGTCGAGCGCTGCGCTCAGCCTCCGGAGCGCCGGCCGGACGGATGCAGCTGTGCGGCGACGTACGGCCCGACCAGGTCCGCGCAGGCTCGGCGCGGTGCGGCGACCTCGACGATGGCGCCGTCATCGAGTCGCAGGCGCAAGAGGAGCGGGCAGGGTCCCAGGCGGCGAACTCCTGGCGGAGCGTCCTCCAGGTCCTCCGCGAAACGGCAAGCCAAGAGCAGGACTCGGCTCAAGAACAGACCACGGTAGACAACGAGGACGTCGTGGACCCATATCGCGTAGTGGAGCCGACGGGACCAGCGTTGCGATAGGGAGTCCAAGCCCCACGAGGGTGTCCTCAGGCGGCACCGGAACACTCCTGACGCCGTCACGATGCGTCGTCGTCGCCGCGCGATGAGCACCACCAGACCCACCACAACGACGGCACAGACGACGACCCATGCCATCACCGACACCTCCCCTGCGCGCGGCCCTCCCACCGGTCAGCGTCGAGGAGACCGCGACCGGAGACCACGTCCGCAGGGGATGAAAAGAGCTCGGCTAGCGGGTGGATCGTGGCCCGTCAGCCGCTCCGCGGCGACCCGTCGGCCGTCTCCGCACCGTCGGGCTCGTCGTCGCACTCGGAGAGCGGAAGGCTGGCGGCCGCCGCCACCCCCTCCAGGTAGCCGCGCGCCCGGTCGGCATGCGGATACCGTCGCACCAGCTCCCAGAAGCGGGGGGTGTGTCCAGGTTCGATCAGGTGCGCGAGCTCGTGCACTAGAACGTAGTCGACGACCCACGTGGGCATACCCCGGAGCCGCGAGGACAGCCGGACGGTCCGGTCACTCGGAGTACACGAACCCCACCGCGATCCCTGGTTGAACACCCAACGCACACTGGCGGGCGCCTCGACCTCGCCGAGGTAGCGACGACACAGGAGGCGGGCACGGCTCATCAGCTCCGCGTCACTGGGGCGCCGCCGTCGCTCCTGGGCCGCCAGGCGCTCGAGCATGACGTCGACCCACTGCCGTTCCTCGTCCTTGCTCATCCGGGCTGGGAGCAAGACCACCACCCGATCACCGTCGCGGTACGCGCTGACGGTGCGCCGGCGCCGTCGACTCCGTCGGACTTCGACCTGGCCCACGTCGATCTGCGCCCGTGCCGTGACCGGGCTCGGGTGCGCCTCGCTCCTCCGCCGGGGGGCCGGGTTCGCCATTCCAGAAACGTACCGTCAGACCTGGCCTGAGGTCTCGTCTCCGATCCGTTCCATCACGGATTGTCCACAATCAGCGTCGGACGAGGACCCCGATCACCGAGGGCTATGACGCGGAGTAGTCAGGGACCGTCACACTCGGGCATCAAAGGTTCGCGCCTTGGGCAGGACGTGGCCATGGGAGGTGTCGCGTGCTCAGTACTGACCCGCGCTGGCATAAGGTGACCCAAGATCGGGCGGCCCGCGCGGGCCAGCCCTGCCCCGGACCCCATCACAGCCGAGGAGGGCCGTCATGGCGGAGACCTACACAGGCGAGTTCTACTGCGTGAAGTGCAAGGCCAAGCGCAACGCGACCGGCGAGATCAAGGTGAACGACAAGGGCACGCGCATGGCGAAGGCGACGTGCCCGGAGTGCGGCACCAACCTCAACCGGATCCTGGGCAAGGCCTGACATCCGACCGCGTGCCGAAGGGGCGGCCGAGCCGAGGCCGCCCGCTTTGGTCGGTCCGCGCGGGTGACGACCCGCCGCGTGGACGCTTCCGCTCAGACGGCCCGCTCAGAGGCGTCGACCATCCCGCGTCCGCTTGACGACCACCCGTTCGGCGACGAAGGAGACGAACGGGACGGTTCCGGCGAGAAGGACGAGAACGGTGCCCTTCACCGACCATCGCGCGCGAAGGGCGAGGTGGGCGCTGAGCACGAGGTAGACCATGTAGAGGAACCCGTGGAGCGGGCCGACGAGCGCGACCAGCCTCGGGTCGCCGCCGGCGTACTTCATGGGCATGGCGACGCAGACCAGCACCAGGAGAAACACACCGACGACGTAGGCGATCACGCGGTAGCGCGTGAGCGGCCCGCCCAGGTCCGGGTACCGCGTCGACGGGGACGTTTCGACAGTGGACTCGGTCATCTTCTCCTCGATCGTTCCTGCAGACGCGCTCGCTCGTGCAAGGCGGCCAGGTACCGGTTGTACGCGGCGAGCTCGGCGTCCTCGGGGTCGTCCGACGTCGGCTGCGTCGCTCCAGGTGAGGTGTCGCCGGTGGAGCCTTGCAGCCCTGGCGGTGTGGCCGCCCCGGCACGCACGTCTCGCGGCGTCGGCGCAGCGCCCTGGCTCCTCACGCCGTCCACGGCGTCCGGTGCGTCCCCTTCTTCCTCTTCTTCCTCGTCGGAGGCTGGTGGCTCTCGGAGCAGCTTCCACCACACGTAGACGGCGAACGCCGCGAAGAACGGCCACTCCAGCGAGTAGCCGAGGTTCTGCCAGTCGCCGTTCTCGGAGTCGAACCGGGTCAGCTGCCACCACGCCATCGCCAGGCACACGACGACCGCCACAGCGACGACGAGTGTGAAGAGGATCCAGCGCGGGGTCAGCAGCTTGCGGACGGTCTCCGCCGCGTCGAGCCTCTCAACGTCTCGAGGAGTCGCTGAGGTCGCGACCGGCTCGCCGTCGGCGTCGCCGGTGAACGTTCCCGCCTCGCGCTGCACCTGGCGCCGCTCCTCCTCCACGGCCTCAGTGTCCCTCACGTGTCGTGGCGTCGATCCACGTGTCGAGCGTCCATGCCCGCGGGGCGTCCACGGAGCGTCCACGTGTCGGGCGTCCATCCACGCGTCGTGGTGACCTTAACACCGCCTGTGGAAAACCCGGACGGGCGGCGAACCCAACGTGACAGGCTTCACCTCCGAAGAGGTGCCCGCGAGGGTGCCGGGGTCACCGCGGCCTGCCCGGAGGGGAGGTTTTGCTGTGCGTCCGCGACTCAAGCCAGCCCTGCGTCGCGTGTGGCGCGATCACCAGACCCTGCAGATCGGGCTGGACCCCGACAACGCGGTCGTCGTCACCGGCCTCGACCCAGCCCTGCGGAAGATCGTCGACAACCTCACCGGCCGACGCACCGAAGAGGCCCTGCTCGCCCAGGCTCGTGCGCACGGTGTGACCGACACGCGCGCCCGACGTCTCCTCCGCATCCTCGCCGACGCGGGCGCGCTCGACGACGGCGACGTCGATGGCACAGTCCTGTGCGGCCTCGAGCCGACGGAGCGGCAGCGACTCATGCCGGACCTCGCGGCCCGTTCCCTGGTCAGCAAGTCCCCGGACGGCGGGACGGGCACGCTCGCACGCCGACGCCGCGCTCGCCTCGCCGTGCACGGCGCGGGACGGATCGGCGCCTCGATCGCCACCCTGCTCGGCGCCGCCGGCGTGGGGACCGTCCTGGTCGCCGACCCCACGAAGACCCGACCGGGCGACCTTGCTCCGGCCGGTCTCGGCCCGGTCGACGTCGGCAGGCCACGCGCGGCGGGCGTCCGTCGCGCGGTCACCGCGTTCACCTCGTCGACCACGGTCTCCGTCGTCGGTGAGTCCACCCCGCTCCGCCCGCACGTCGCCGTCCTCGCGCCGGACGACGAGCCCGACCGCATGCTCGCCGACGCCCTCGTTCGGGCCGGCATCCCCCATCTCGTCGTCCGCATGCGTGACGCGCGCGCGATCGTGGGCCCCTTCGTGCTTCCCGGGAAGTCGTCCTGCGTCCGCTGCCACGACATGCACCGCGCCGCACGCGACCCCGCGTGGCCACGAGTCCTCGCCCAGCTGCTCGGCGCGCCGCACCACGCCCCCGCCTGCGACGTCGTCCTCGCCACGATGACGGCCGCCTACGCCAGCCTGCACGTTCTCGCCTTCCTCGACGGCATGCGACCGCCCTCCGTCGACGCCACGCTCGAGATCGACTTGCCGTTCGGCAGCGTGCGCCGGCGTACTTGGTCGGCCCACCCGGCGTGCGGATGCCAGTGGGATCCCGAACCGCGTCCGAGTGCGATCGCCGCGTGACCGTGCTTGTCCTCGAATCCTGGGCTTGTCCTCGAAGCTTGGCGTGTCCTGAAGACGTGGGCGTGCCGTGCGCGACCGTCGGACCGGTCCTCCGCGCATCGTCGGCTGGTCGGGTGCCGCCTTCCTCGGGCGTGTCTCATGCCGCAGGGCCTGTCGGACCCGCCCTTAGGCTGCGGGCCCATGAAGTTCGGCTTCGTCATGCCCAGCGGAGACGCCCGGGACGCGGCGGACCTCGCGGCCATCGCCGAAGACCACGGCTGGGACGGCTTCTTCGTCTGGGAGGGAATCTGGTCGGTCGACGCCTGGACGTGTCTCGCCGCGGCGGCGATGCGGACCCAGCGGATCCGTCTCGGCACCATGCTGACGCCGCTTCCTCGGCGCAAACCGTGGGAACTGGCCAGTCAGACGTCCACGCTCGACAACCTGTCCGGTGGCCGGGTCATCCTCGCCGTCGGCCTCGGGGTCAGCGCCGACGAAGGGGACCGGTGGTGGCTGTTCGAGGACGACCCCGGTCGGGTCACGCGCGCGGAGATGCTCGACGAAGGCCTGGAGATGCTCCAGCTCCTGTGGCGGGGGGAGCCTTTCGAGTTCCACGGCCGGCACTACCGGGCGCGTCGAACCGACGCCTTGGCGCCCGCTCCGCAGACCCCCGTCCAGAAACCGCGGATCCCGATCTGGGTGGTCGGTGCCTGGCCACGTCCCAAGTCCATGCGTCGCGCCGCCGCCTGGGACGGCTGGCTCCCCAACTACCTGCCCAAGGACGGCCAACACCGAGAACTCACACCCCAGGTCTGTGCGGACGGAGTGCAGTGGATCCGCACCCACCGAGGCGCGGACTCCATGGACGGCTACGACGTCGTCGTCGAAGGCGTGACCTCGGCGGATGACCCGGCAGCGGCGGCCGCGACCGTTCGTCCCTGGGCGGAGGCTGGCGCGACCTGGTGGCTCGATGCCAACTGGTCGATTCCACCAGAGCAGGTCCGCGAGGAGTCCGAACGTCGGCTTCGCGCGGGTCCGCCCCGGATCGACTGAGCCGGTCCGCGCGAACGGGCGTGGGTCCCCGCTGGCGCAGGGCATACGGTCTGTCCGTCCCAGGGCGTGCCGTCGTCCCGCGGCAGGACTCGTGTCACACTGCCTGAGGTGGCTCTGCGCGAGCCCATCCGACGACGTGACAGCACGACGCTCCAACTTTCGCGGGATGATGCATCCTTGACTTTGCCGGACAATGGTGACGTGCGCGACATGCCGCGGAGCGCCGCCGCGCGAACGGCGCGTCTGGCCAGCCTGCCACTGAGCATCGCTGGACGGACCGCGCTCGGGCTGGGCAAGCGTCTCGGCGGCAAGTCGGCCGAGGCCGTCGCGGCTGATCTGCAACGCCGCACCGCGGACCAGCTCTTCCGGGTGCTCGGTGAGCTCAAGGGCGGCGCCATGAAGTTCGGCCAGGCGCTGTCGGTCTTCGAAGCCGCCCTCCCCGAGCACTTGGCCGCCCCCTACCGTGCGACGCTCACCAAGCTCCAAGACTCCGCGCCCCCCATGCCCGCCGAGCAGGTCCACCGGGTGTTGGAGCGGGAGCTCGGGACGAACTGGCGCCGCCGGCTGCGCGGCTTCTGCGACGAGCCGGCGGCCGCGGCCTCGATCGGTCAGGTGCACCGGGCGCGGTGGCCGGACGGTCGCGAGGTCGCCGTCAAAGTCCAGTACCCAGGCGCGGCCGACGCGCTGCGGGCCGACCTCAACCAGCTCGCGAGGGTGAGCCGGCTGTTCGCGTCCTTGCTGCCCGGCCTCGAGGTCAAGCCGCTCATCGAGGAGCTGAAGGCGAGGATCGGCGAAGAGCTCGACTATCGCCTGGAGGCGGAGGCACAGGCCGGCTTCGCGGCCGCGTTCGACGGCGACCCTGAGATCGCGGTGCCACGCGTCCGGCTCTACACCCGACACGTCCTGGTGACGGACTGGCTGGAGGGGAGGCCGCTCAGCGAGATCATCGCGCACGGTACCCAGGAGGAACGCGACCGCGCTGGCTTGCTCTTCGTCCGCTTCCTCTTCGCCGGTCCCGCCCGTGCGGGGCTCCTGCACGCCGATCCCCACCCGGGCAACTTCCGCATGACGCCCGACGGTCGACTCGGTGTGCTCGATTTCGGCCTCGTGGCGCGGCTGCCAGGCGGCCTTCCTCCACAGATCGGCCGGCTGTTGCGTATCGGGCTGGACGGTGACTTCGACACCGTCGTCGAAGGCCTCCGTGCTGAGGGCTTCATCAAGCCTGGTGTCGAGATCGACCCGCAGGAGCTGCACGACTACCTTCGCCCGTTCACCGAGCCGGCCCAGGCGGAGACGTTCCACTTCACGCGGGACTGGATGCGGACGCAGTTCCAACGGATCACCGACATTCGTGATCAGAGCGCCCGCACCGCCCTGCGCCTGAACTTGCCGCCGTCGTACCTGCTCATCCACCGCGTCTGGAGCGGTGGCATCGGCGTGCTCTCCCAGCTCGGGACGAACGCGCCGTTCCGCGCTGAGCTGGAACGGTGGCTGCCCGGCTTCGCCGACGAGCTCGACTCCGACCTCCCCGAAGACGAGCCGGCTTAGCTCGAAGACGAGTCGGTCGACGATCGCCGCGGTGAGGACTGGTCACCGCAAGGCAGGGTTGCATGCCGAAGCTGGTCGGGTCACCGGCCTCGCGGTGCCCCGACCAGCCCGACTCAGATCACTTCGCTGTCAGGCGAAGCGCGCCCGAAGCCGCACGCAGCGCGGCTCCCATACGGCTCAGCTGGCGGGCGCGCACCAGCTGAGCCGCTCGTCGGTCACGTTCGGCCGACCTGACGCGGGCTTGTATCTGCGCCCGCGCCAGGTCTTCGTACAAACCTTGCATGGTGCTCCTCGTCGAGGGGTGGGGGAAAACGTCTCGTTCCAGGCGACCTGTCGGTGCCGGGTCAGCGGAGATCGCGATGCTCATCGGTGCTCACCGTGCTTTCACATGGAGGGTCTGGAGGACTCGGACCACGAGGAGGACGTGGACCACTAGGCAGCGACGTCGTTCTTGCGCGGACGTCCTCGCGGCCGCTTGCGCGGAACGACTACGCCGGCGATGAACAACTCGCCGCCCCAGACTCCCCATGGCTCACGCCGGGCGAGCGCGCCATCGAGGCACTTCCGCCGGACCGGGCAGCCGAGGCAGATCGACTTGGCGAACTCCACGTCAGCCGGGGATTCGGCGAAGAAGAGCTCTGGATCGAATGACCGGCACGGAAGCTCTCCGTCCGCAGCCACCTCAGACGTGATGTCGAGGATGCTGACGGTCACTTCCAGTCACCTCCCTGTCTCCTGCTGTCGTGTGGCCGGGTCTGTCCCGAGCCGGATCGCTCGAACTGTGTGGTGGAACGCTTGGTTGGCCGGATCCGCGACCCGTCGCAGCGAGGCAAACGAAAAGGCCGCGAATCCCGATGTCGGGAGTCCGCGGCCTTGGAGGTGCCGGTCTGCGACAGGTCATAAGACCGGTGGACTCCAGGCTGGGACACCCGACAGGGAGGACTCGGTGCTGAGAGCGGAGAGATCAGACTGATCGCTTGCCAGGAGAAGGCTGGCCGGACCGCCGTAGACCCTCCGGCTGCGCGGTCGAAGAATGAACCCGACGCTGGACACACCTGTCCCCCGGGACGCGAGCTCGACGGGCGAGATCATGCGCATTCCAACCGAGGGACCTGGGAAGGACGCGCCGGCCACGAGCTCACGCGAGATCTCCGCGCTGATCACCGGACGCACCTCCCTCCAGCTTCAGACATGACAGTCCACGCGACGGGACCAGACCCCCATGACCCTACGAGGAACTTCTCCCGACGGCAACGTATTTTTCGGGCCGGTTCCCAGAGCTTTACCGAACCGTGGCTTGGCCACGGTTCGCAGGTTCGTGGGAGCCCTCGTCGCCGTCGACACCTTCCCCCGAGCAGATCGCCAGCACCGGTTCGGCGTACCGCTCGAGCTTAGCCGCACTGACCCCTGGGATCGATGCCAGTGTCGCTCGATCCGTCGGTCGAGCCTCAGCGATCGCCACGAGTGTCGCGTCGGTGAAGACGCAGTAGTCGGGGACGCGCTGCTCCCGCGCCTGGTCCGATCGCCAGGACTTCAACGCCGCGAAGATCCGCTCGTCGTAGCTGGCCGGGCAGTCCACACACCGCCCCAGCTTCCGTTCGGTCGCGGTGTGCAACGGTCGGTCACAGCGACGACAGCGGGCGACGGTCTTGGTCGCCTTCCGACGAACGCCGTCCGCGCTCGGTGCCCGTCGACCCGCATCCCCTCGGGGCCGGAGACTGTCGAGGAACCGCGACGG contains the following coding sequences:
- a CDS encoding DUF3817 domain-containing protein, which translates into the protein MTESTVETSPSTRYPDLGGPLTRYRVIAYVVGVFLLVLVCVAMPMKYAGGDPRLVALVGPLHGFLYMVYLVLSAHLALRARWSVKGTVLVLLAGTVPFVSFVAERVVVKRTRDGRRL
- a CDS encoding ABC1 kinase family protein — encoded protein: MPRSAAARTARLASLPLSIAGRTALGLGKRLGGKSAEAVAADLQRRTADQLFRVLGELKGGAMKFGQALSVFEAALPEHLAAPYRATLTKLQDSAPPMPAEQVHRVLERELGTNWRRRLRGFCDEPAAAASIGQVHRARWPDGREVAVKVQYPGAADALRADLNQLARVSRLFASLLPGLEVKPLIEELKARIGEELDYRLEAEAQAGFAAAFDGDPEIAVPRVRLYTRHVLVTDWLEGRPLSEIIAHGTQEERDRAGLLFVRFLFAGPARAGLLHADPHPGNFRMTPDGRLGVLDFGLVARLPGGLPPQIGRLLRIGLDGDFDTVVEGLRAEGFIKPGVEIDPQELHDYLRPFTEPAQAETFHFTRDWMRTQFQRITDIRDQSARTALRLNLPPSYLLIHRVWSGGIGVLSQLGTNAPFRAELERWLPGFADELDSDLPEDEPA
- a CDS encoding LLM class flavin-dependent oxidoreductase, producing MKFGFVMPSGDARDAADLAAIAEDHGWDGFFVWEGIWSVDAWTCLAAAAMRTQRIRLGTMLTPLPRRKPWELASQTSTLDNLSGGRVILAVGLGVSADEGDRWWLFEDDPGRVTRAEMLDEGLEMLQLLWRGEPFEFHGRHYRARRTDALAPAPQTPVQKPRIPIWVVGAWPRPKSMRRAAAWDGWLPNYLPKDGQHRELTPQVCADGVQWIRTHRGADSMDGYDVVVEGVTSADDPAAAAATVRPWAEAGATWWLDANWSIPPEQVREESERRLRAGPPRID
- a CDS encoding ThiF family adenylyltransferase: MRPRLKPALRRVWRDHQTLQIGLDPDNAVVVTGLDPALRKIVDNLTGRRTEEALLAQARAHGVTDTRARRLLRILADAGALDDGDVDGTVLCGLEPTERQRLMPDLAARSLVSKSPDGGTGTLARRRRARLAVHGAGRIGASIATLLGAAGVGTVLVADPTKTRPGDLAPAGLGPVDVGRPRAAGVRRAVTAFTSSTTVSVVGESTPLRPHVAVLAPDDEPDRMLADALVRAGIPHLVVRMRDARAIVGPFVLPGKSSCVRCHDMHRAARDPAWPRVLAQLLGAPHHAPACDVVLATMTAAYASLHVLAFLDGMRPPSVDATLEIDLPFGSVRRRTWSAHPACGCQWDPEPRPSAIAA
- a CDS encoding DUF5679 domain-containing protein, which produces MAETYTGEFYCVKCKAKRNATGEIKVNDKGTRMAKATCPECGTNLNRILGKA
- a CDS encoding M48 family metallopeptidase; amino-acid sequence: MANPAPRRRSEAHPSPVTARAQIDVGQVEVRRSRRRRRTVSAYRDGDRVVVLLPARMSKDEERQWVDVMLERLAAQERRRRPSDAELMSRARLLCRRYLGEVEAPASVRWVFNQGSRWGSCTPSDRTVRLSSRLRGMPTWVVDYVLVHELAHLIEPGHTPRFWELVRRYPHADRARGYLEGVAAAASLPLSECDDEPDGAETADGSPRSG
- a CDS encoding WhiB family transcriptional regulator, which codes for MTVSILDITSEVAADGELPCRSFDPELFFAESPADVEFAKSICLGCPVRRKCLDGALARREPWGVWGGELFIAGVVVPRKRPRGRPRKNDVAA
- the def gene encoding peptide deformylase, which encodes MGTLPSGGTVRPITRWGEPVMHRPCRPVESFDDELARLVADMTATMEAADGVGLAANQIGVDLRVFVFRCADADGEVHEGVVCNPTLELPTGDDRRLDESEEGCLSLPGAYAPCPRPDVARVRGFDLHGKPIEIEGTGMLARCLQHETDHLNGTVFADRIAKRVRRQLFADAEAVADKYGPTWPAD
- a CDS encoding STAS domain-containing protein; protein product: MWGTYVPGDAMLLDDVFSLARRVAPRQATTWRPSLRLLPTPREKPPAESLPESEPPRSAPRARSRRRRSVRPAGVGLIERDLLCLQPTFALDHRTTTALVDAVLSHVANAEPSPARVVLDLEESEDIDDDACDALLEIYFRLRARGIRLYVGALPREVFDRLRRNGVVDRLGTGAVWPSLQTALLAAYEDLAGPAVVTRDVVAQLHRRVVPLPPPSGWPAEPGRD